The Gloeomargarita lithophora Alchichica-D10 genomic sequence ATCCCCCCCCACGCACCTGCTAACGAAAACCGCACAACCGATTAGGTCTATTAATCAAGACCGGGGATGGTGCGCCTCATTATCCTGGGGCTGGAACTCAATTCTGGCCATCCACTTCTACAATAGAAACATTCCTTAGCCACTCTCCCCGTCCCCAATCCGCATGGCTTTGCCCGAACAAATTCTCACTTCCGAATCGAGCCTCAATGACCTACTCAGGGCCTATCGGCAGGGGCAGCGGGATTTTAGCGGCATCAACCTGCAAGGCTTGAACCTCAGCCGGGTCAATCTGACCAATGCCATCCTCGTCGGTGCCAATCTCAGCTACACCAACCTGAGCGGTGCCAATTTATACGAAGCCAATTTAACCGAAGCGAAACTAGACGGCGCCTACCTGGGGAGCGTTATTTTACCCGACCAAGAAACCGGTCGCCTGGTGTATGGTTCCGTTTTGGTGCGTACCAACCTCAGCCGCGCCATCCTAGAACGAGCCAGCCTGGTGGAAGCCAACCTCAGCCGCACCACCCTGTTTCAGGCCAACCTCCGCCAAGCCGACCTGCGCCAAGCCAACCTGTATCGCACCAATTTCAATGGGGCAGACCTCACCGAAGCCCAACTGCGGGGAGCCAAACTCTGCGGCGTGAATTTGGAAAACGCCATCATTGACATCCTGGAACTCAGCAAGGCCAACCTCGACCCAGAAACCCGGCAAATGGTGGCCGAACGCCTGAGTAGCGGCAGTTGGCACAGTTAATTAATTGCGGGTGCAACGGCGGCAGATGACTAGAAACTGAACCCCAACAGATTACACCTGTCCCCTGCCACCCAATGTTAGCTGGCTGGGAACAAAACCGCTTCAGGCTTGGCACGGATCACCTGCTGGAGGGTGTAATCCAGTCTGTATCCAAAATCGTCTGGTCGCTCGAAACTCGCAGACATAATTGGCACGTTCTCGAATAGCCTGCTTGAGTTCATCGCTGATTGACATTTTGAGCAGTAAGCATCGCATTGATATGAGTAAAGATACGATCTAGTGGGACTTTATAAGTTTTAAGCCCTAAAACAGGCTCAAGCTCAAGCACGACAGGCAAAACACATCGACAAGGTAAAAATGGCTGGAACCCAGTCGCATCAAGAAAATATGCTGATCGAGGTAAAACAATTGCTGTGTCTAGGTCTGAGGCCGTTTAGGAGCCAGTTTCTCTCAAAGTCCCACTAGCTCTCCAATCGCATCCAATTCCGCAAGTTCATCAGGCGTGATCTGATCAGCTTTTTTCTTTTCTAGTAGGGTTTCCATTCGCAGTTGAAGAGATTCACTGAATTTGAATAAATGCCAATTGCTAACTTTTTCAAGTTGAATCTCATGGATGAGAGAAGACGGTTTATTAAGAGTTGTAATCATTTAGACCTCATTGAATTAAATTTTTGCAAACCAACCGACATCAACTTCTACTGACTCGATCATGGCGATCTTGACACCAAGCCCCAACGCTTTCAAGCGTGGGACTATAGCAATCCTATCTGATAGCTTGCGTGGCGTAGCCATAGAACCATACACCGCAGGTGCTTCTGGTACGGAGCCTACGCCCCTGCGACCTTTGTTCCCATAGCGTTAGCGTGGCGTAGCCATACTCATTTAGGATGGCCGTATCCTTAAGGCAACGAGCGGGGTTGGTTGCGAAAATTCAGCAAAGGCCCCCACAGGAGTAACCCCGGAAAAAAGAAAAATACGAGAAAATACATAAACCCCCGCTCAAACGAACTGGCCACATACCAGCGTTTGTTGAGGTAAAAATAAGTAGCCAAGGAGAATACCATCAAATAAGCAACCGCCAACCCGCCGTAAAGAATCAGTACATCCATGGACTTCCCTCAAATGATGTTGTTTCCTAGGTTTTATCCTAATGCCTGCGTGGGCGCAATGGTACTCTTGGCAACCGCTACCCTACCCCTCCTGGGTCAGCCCCAGCCTTTAGCAACCCAGACCGCCCGCCGGGAGCAGGTGCAACGGGAGCAACAACGCCTGCAACCCCAGCACTACGACCTCCGCCGTTACCCCCTGACGGCAGACCAGGAAACCCACTGGCGGCGACTGTTGTGGGCAACGGCATTGCAACAACCCCAACAACCCCAGGTTTTTCAAGCCCTGCGGCAAATCCTCAACCGGGCTGAGGCGAAAAATCTTACCCCCACGGCACAAAAAATCATTACCCAGGCGTTGCAAGTAAGTAATTTGTATCTACGCCAGTATCCTATCACCCGCCCCCAACTCCAGCCCAGTTTAGAACAGGTGGTGAAAACCAGTCCCCATCCCCGCTGGGTCGCCCTGGCCTTGAATAGCTTAGCTCGTAGCGACAGCCTCACCCCGGCGCAGAAAACCCAACTGATCACCCAAACCCGCCAGCGGTTTCCCCAACCCCCGGATTTACTGCAAATCGTATTACAAGAATTGGCACAGGAACCTTTACCCCTACCGCCTGTAGAAGAACTTTTGGCGTGGCAAGCCCAACCAGATCAGATGCAATTGTATGTATTTTGTCAAAGAAATCGCTGGACACCCTGTACGTTGATTGTCAAAAATAACCAGGGGGAATTTCACCGGGAACAGGGGCAGATGTGGTCACGGCCTTTGTTGCTCCAGTCGGTGTATGGCTTGGACTGGGCGTTTACCTACGGGCAGACCCCCCAGGGATTGCAACGCTTGGCGGGGATTACCGAAACCCGTAAGGGGGAGCTATTTCGGGCCTACGGGCAATTTCCGTTGGTGAAGTTATTTTTACCGTTTGAGCCGGGGGTCAAGGAATTTTTCCCCGGTGAACCGGTGCCTACCCTGGCGGCCTACCAAGAACGCCTGCCCCCCCGTTGGCGGGATTATGCGCCTTTGCACCAGAGTTACCAGGCGGGGCGGTTGGGGCGGAGTTTGCTGCGGATTCATGGCACGGGGGATACGCCGGAGTTGTTCGCCCGTCCGCCGGGGGTGGATCACGCCTGGAACCCGGCCTTGGGTTGTCTCACGGCACTGGAACTCTACACGCCCCAAGGGGAATTGGAACGGGGGGATATG encodes the following:
- a CDS encoding pentapeptide repeat-containing protein, translating into MALPEQILTSESSLNDLLRAYRQGQRDFSGINLQGLNLSRVNLTNAILVGANLSYTNLSGANLYEANLTEAKLDGAYLGSVILPDQETGRLVYGSVLVRTNLSRAILERASLVEANLSRTTLFQANLRQADLRQANLYRTNFNGADLTEAQLRGAKLCGVNLENAIIDILELSKANLDPETRQMVAERLSSGSWHS
- the ndhL gene encoding NAD(P)H-quinone oxidoreductase subunit L yields the protein MDVLILYGGLAVAYLMVFSLATYFYLNKRWYVASSFERGFMYFLVFFFFPGLLLWGPLLNFRNQPRSLP